The following proteins are encoded in a genomic region of Micrococcaceae bacterium Sec5.8:
- a CDS encoding ExeM/NucH family extracellular endonuclease, whose protein sequence is MKHLPWKTALGTALSAGLIAAPLAAVPAFAAEVSPAAAGTSPVIINEAYLSGGSAGAAYKNKFIELYNTSDAPVALDGWSLQYRPGTGSTAPSGPVPLSGSIPAKGYFLIKGGTNASASTAADLPAADLTATGFNPSGTTGTIVLATQTAALNPLGTGSVIEPANVADLLGYGTSNTFETQAAAAPSGNSDVKSLNRSNGVDSNNNSADFALNTTITPKAANGVAAPVDPPVDPPVDPGPATPPTVKTIAEIQGNGAASPLVGSSVTTRGKVTAAFPTGGFAGYYIQTPGTGGDLTPASHSASDAVFVFSSATAGSVQIGDYVEVTGAVSEYFGMTQVTVAAAADLKKLTEAAPEVKATGFALPAEEAFRESLEGMLLTPQGPVTVADNFSLNQYGEIGLAGGTTPLEQPTAVAPFGSAGYTATVAANAARGIKLDDGATTNFLKDATTKALPLPYLTPAEPVRVGSPVSFKTNVVLSYTNNSWKFQPLTQLTPANADTVQPISFGATTRTDAPAAVGGNLKLASFNVLNYFPTTGDQIASCKFYTDREGNPITVKDGCNLRGAANAENFKRQQDKIVTAITKSGADIVTLMEVENSAQFGKNRDDALAKLVDSLNIATPGIWDYVRTPANAPPLSDEDMIRTAFIFKKAAAEPVGESIIHNDTAAFASARKPLAQVFKPVGASEDKKFIAIANHFKSKGSAATPADTDKGQGASNLARTAQAQSLLAFSDELQKSKGTDKVFLIGDFNSYAKEDPINVLTGAGYVNQDEKAKNADGSAKHSYLFGGLVGSLDHILASPGANAIATGADIWNINSVESVALEYSRYNSNVTNYYVPDQFRASDHDPVVVGLDLPVTPALPASVELNLLNINDFHGRIDSNTVFFAGTVEKLRAAAAPGATAFLSAGDNIGASLFASAIAKDQPTIDVLNALELRTSAVGNHEFDGGWADLRDRVIAGGTNATFPYLGANVYKKGTTEPVLPEYTVLELNGIKVAVIGTVTQEVPSLVTPAGIADLEFGDPVAAINRVAATIKADKLADVIIVENHDGAGSGTPEGSTLAQEVAAGGPFAKLVTEVTPDVAAIFNGHTHKQYSWDAPVPGVEGKTRPIVQTGNYGEFIGQIQLTIDTKSMSVTGYKAGNVKRTTTADQPATDLVATYPRVAAVKTIVDKALADAAVVGNQPVGKVSADITTAFTTATATTPATRDDRGSESTLGNLVADSLVDSLKATELGGAEIGVVNPGGLRNELYYAPDGTITYAEANAVLPFVNNLWTTSLTGGQFKTLLEQQWQTNPDGTVPSRAYQQLGLSKNVNYTYDAARAAGDRITSIRVNGALIDPAKSYRIGTFSFLATGGDNFRIFTSGTGTKDSGLVDRDAWIKYLQANSPVAPDFARRSVAVVNSTAAEVKPGEAITLAVSKLDLTSLGSPVNTALRAEFTAANGTVTALGTVPVSAGAATVSVPVPAGAAAGTGTLVLTAVESGTVIKTAVKVAASAPVPPKCTAPVPPKKWYDVVGWIKYSIAWIQYQKCLKG, encoded by the coding sequence ATGAAACACTTACCTTGGAAAACCGCGCTGGGCACAGCGCTGTCAGCGGGGCTCATCGCAGCACCGCTGGCCGCTGTGCCGGCGTTCGCCGCGGAGGTCTCCCCGGCAGCGGCCGGCACCTCGCCAGTCATTATCAACGAGGCATACCTCAGCGGCGGCAGCGCCGGAGCAGCCTACAAGAACAAGTTCATTGAGCTGTACAACACCTCGGATGCACCGGTCGCCCTGGACGGCTGGTCCCTGCAGTACCGCCCCGGAACCGGCAGCACGGCACCGAGCGGCCCCGTTCCACTGAGCGGCAGCATCCCGGCCAAGGGCTACTTCCTGATTAAGGGCGGAACCAACGCCAGCGCATCGACGGCCGCTGACCTGCCGGCGGCCGATCTCACGGCCACCGGCTTCAACCCGAGCGGAACCACCGGGACGATCGTCCTCGCCACACAAACGGCGGCGTTGAACCCCCTGGGCACCGGCTCAGTGATCGAACCGGCCAATGTCGCTGATCTGCTCGGCTATGGAACGTCCAACACCTTTGAAACGCAGGCCGCAGCGGCGCCGTCGGGCAACTCCGACGTCAAGAGCCTGAACCGCAGCAACGGCGTGGACAGCAACAACAACTCCGCAGATTTCGCCCTGAACACGACCATCACCCCCAAGGCCGCCAACGGCGTGGCCGCCCCTGTCGATCCGCCGGTTGATCCGCCCGTCGATCCCGGCCCCGCCACTCCCCCGACGGTCAAGACCATCGCCGAGATCCAGGGCAACGGCGCTGCCAGTCCCCTCGTCGGGAGCTCCGTCACCACGCGAGGCAAGGTCACCGCGGCATTCCCCACCGGAGGGTTCGCCGGCTACTACATCCAGACCCCCGGCACCGGCGGCGACCTGACCCCGGCCAGCCACTCGGCGTCGGACGCCGTCTTCGTCTTCTCGTCCGCAACGGCCGGATCCGTCCAGATCGGCGACTACGTCGAGGTAACAGGCGCGGTCAGCGAATATTTCGGCATGACCCAGGTGACCGTTGCCGCCGCGGCAGATCTGAAAAAGCTCACCGAGGCCGCGCCGGAAGTCAAGGCCACCGGCTTTGCGCTCCCGGCTGAGGAAGCCTTCCGGGAATCCCTCGAAGGCATGCTGCTTACCCCGCAGGGGCCCGTCACGGTTGCGGACAACTTCTCCCTGAACCAGTACGGCGAAATCGGCCTGGCCGGCGGAACCACCCCGCTGGAGCAGCCCACCGCCGTCGCGCCCTTTGGTTCAGCCGGGTACACCGCCACCGTCGCCGCCAACGCCGCCCGCGGCATCAAGCTCGACGACGGCGCCACCACCAACTTCCTCAAGGACGCCACCACCAAGGCCCTGCCGCTGCCGTATCTGACGCCCGCGGAACCCGTCCGCGTCGGATCACCGGTGAGCTTCAAGACCAATGTGGTGCTCAGCTACACGAACAACTCCTGGAAGTTCCAGCCGCTGACCCAGCTGACCCCCGCCAACGCGGACACGGTCCAGCCAATCAGTTTCGGTGCCACCACCCGCACGGACGCCCCGGCGGCCGTGGGCGGCAACCTCAAGCTCGCATCCTTCAATGTGCTGAACTACTTCCCCACTACGGGGGACCAGATTGCGAGCTGCAAGTTCTACACCGACCGTGAAGGCAACCCCATCACCGTCAAGGACGGCTGCAACCTCCGCGGGGCCGCCAATGCGGAAAACTTCAAGCGCCAGCAGGACAAGATCGTCACCGCCATCACCAAGTCCGGCGCCGACATCGTGACCCTGATGGAGGTCGAGAACTCGGCACAGTTCGGCAAGAACCGTGACGATGCCCTCGCGAAGCTCGTGGATTCGCTGAACATCGCGACGCCCGGCATCTGGGATTACGTCCGCACCCCCGCCAACGCACCCCCGCTGTCTGATGAAGACATGATCCGCACCGCTTTCATCTTCAAAAAAGCAGCAGCAGAGCCGGTGGGCGAATCCATCATCCACAACGACACTGCCGCCTTCGCCAGCGCCCGCAAGCCGCTGGCCCAGGTCTTCAAGCCGGTCGGCGCAAGCGAGGACAAAAAGTTCATCGCGATCGCCAACCACTTCAAGTCCAAGGGCTCAGCCGCGACCCCCGCCGACACGGACAAGGGACAGGGCGCCTCAAACCTCGCCCGCACCGCCCAGGCCCAGTCCCTGCTGGCGTTCTCCGATGAACTGCAGAAATCCAAGGGCACCGACAAGGTCTTCCTGATTGGCGACTTCAACTCCTACGCCAAGGAAGACCCGATCAACGTCCTCACGGGCGCCGGATACGTGAACCAGGACGAGAAAGCCAAGAACGCCGACGGATCCGCCAAGCACTCCTACCTCTTCGGCGGCCTGGTGGGCTCACTCGACCACATCCTCGCCTCACCGGGCGCCAACGCCATCGCCACCGGCGCGGACATCTGGAACATCAACTCCGTGGAATCCGTGGCGCTGGAGTACAGCCGTTACAACAGCAACGTCACCAACTACTACGTCCCGGACCAGTTCCGGGCGAGCGACCACGATCCGGTGGTGGTGGGGCTGGATCTGCCTGTTACCCCGGCCCTGCCGGCCAGTGTGGAGCTGAACCTCCTCAACATCAACGATTTCCACGGCCGGATTGATTCGAACACGGTGTTCTTCGCGGGAACCGTCGAGAAGCTGCGGGCGGCTGCCGCTCCCGGCGCCACGGCGTTCCTCTCCGCAGGAGACAACATCGGCGCCTCCCTGTTCGCCTCCGCGATCGCCAAGGACCAGCCGACCATCGACGTCCTGAACGCCCTTGAGCTGCGCACCTCGGCCGTGGGCAACCACGAGTTCGACGGCGGCTGGGCTGATCTGCGCGACCGCGTCATCGCGGGCGGAACCAACGCCACGTTCCCGTACCTGGGCGCCAACGTTTACAAGAAGGGCACCACCGAGCCGGTTCTGCCGGAATACACGGTGCTCGAGCTGAACGGCATCAAGGTCGCCGTGATCGGAACTGTCACGCAGGAAGTGCCCTCACTGGTCACCCCCGCCGGCATCGCCGACCTTGAGTTCGGTGACCCTGTCGCGGCCATCAACCGCGTCGCCGCGACGATCAAGGCGGACAAACTGGCCGACGTGATCATCGTGGAAAACCACGACGGCGCCGGCTCCGGCACGCCCGAGGGCTCCACCCTGGCACAGGAAGTCGCCGCCGGCGGCCCCTTCGCCAAGCTGGTCACCGAGGTCACCCCGGACGTTGCGGCAATCTTCAACGGCCACACCCACAAGCAGTACTCCTGGGACGCACCGGTCCCCGGAGTTGAGGGCAAGACCCGCCCGATCGTCCAGACCGGCAACTACGGCGAGTTCATCGGCCAGATCCAGCTGACCATCGACACGAAGAGCATGTCGGTGACCGGCTACAAGGCCGGCAACGTCAAGCGCACCACCACCGCGGACCAGCCGGCCACCGACCTCGTGGCCACGTATCCCCGGGTCGCAGCCGTCAAGACCATTGTTGACAAGGCCCTGGCCGACGCGGCGGTCGTCGGTAACCAGCCGGTTGGCAAGGTGAGCGCGGATATCACCACCGCTTTTACCACTGCCACCGCCACCACCCCGGCAACACGCGATGACCGCGGCAGCGAGTCCACTCTGGGCAACCTCGTCGCCGACTCCCTGGTCGACTCGCTCAAGGCGACGGAACTGGGCGGCGCCGAGATAGGCGTCGTCAACCCGGGCGGCCTGCGCAACGAGCTCTACTACGCGCCGGACGGCACCATCACCTACGCCGAGGCCAACGCGGTCCTGCCGTTCGTGAACAACCTGTGGACCACCTCGCTGACCGGCGGGCAGTTCAAGACGCTCCTGGAACAGCAATGGCAGACCAACCCGGACGGCACGGTTCCCAGCCGCGCCTACCAGCAGCTCGGCCTGTCCAAGAACGTCAACTACACCTACGACGCTGCCCGCGCCGCCGGTGACCGGATCACCTCGATCCGGGTCAACGGCGCACTGATCGACCCGGCAAAGTCCTACCGGATCGGAACGTTCAGCTTCCTGGCCACAGGCGGCGACAACTTCCGCATCTTCACCTCCGGAACCGGCACGAAGGACTCCGGACTCGTGGACCGCGACGCCTGGATCAAGTACCTGCAGGCGAACAGCCCGGTCGCCCCGGACTTCGCCCGCCGCTCCGTCGCTGTGGTGAACTCCACCGCCGCCGAGGTCAAGCCCGGGGAGGCCATCACCCTGGCCGTCTCCAAACTGGACCTCACTTCCCTTGGCAGCCCCGTGAACACCGCACTGCGCGCCGAGTTCACGGCCGCCAACGGCACCGTCACAGCACTGGGCACGGTGCCGGTTTCCGCCGGCGCCGCCACGGTGAGCGTTCCGGTTCCCGCCGGCGCCGCTGCCGGTACGGGCACCCTGGTGCTCACCGCCGTCGAATCCGGCACCGTCATCAAGACAGCCGTAAAGGTCGCAGCCAGCGCCCCTGTCCCGCCGAAGTGCACCGCACCGGTTCCGCCGAAGAAGTGGTACGACGTCGTTGGGTGGATCAAGTACTCGATCGCTTGGATCCAGTACCAGAAGTGCCTGAAGGGCTAA
- a CDS encoding VOC family protein codes for MPTPEHANGAPCWIDLMTSDTERAKAFYGTLFGWTFETGDQEKYGGYITALKNGQPIAGIMQKQEGQAGFPDVWSTYLRTDDARTAVKSAAEHGGQVYLEPMDVPGQGTMAMIGDATGAAIGLWQPGAMKGYGLAAEPGAPAWHELSARDYAAAVKFYQDVFGWGTSVLSDTPEFRYTMLGAGEAAKAGIMDAAGYLPAEVPSHWQVYFAVEDTDAATEAAVAMGGQVIEAPADTPHGRLASLVDPTGAMLKIIAETVPEAP; via the coding sequence ATGCCAACCCCTGAGCACGCCAATGGAGCGCCGTGCTGGATCGACCTGATGACCTCCGACACGGAAAGAGCTAAAGCCTTCTACGGGACACTGTTTGGCTGGACGTTTGAGACCGGGGACCAGGAGAAATATGGCGGATACATCACGGCACTGAAGAACGGCCAGCCGATCGCCGGCATTATGCAGAAGCAGGAGGGCCAGGCCGGGTTCCCGGACGTATGGTCCACCTACCTGCGCACGGATGACGCCCGGACGGCTGTCAAGAGCGCCGCCGAGCACGGCGGACAGGTCTACCTTGAGCCCATGGACGTGCCCGGCCAAGGCACCATGGCGATGATCGGCGACGCCACCGGCGCGGCAATCGGGCTGTGGCAACCTGGCGCCATGAAGGGCTACGGCCTCGCCGCGGAACCCGGCGCCCCGGCGTGGCACGAACTTTCCGCCAGGGATTACGCCGCCGCCGTGAAGTTCTACCAGGACGTGTTCGGGTGGGGCACGTCCGTTCTGAGCGACACTCCTGAGTTCCGTTACACCATGCTGGGAGCCGGGGAGGCGGCGAAGGCCGGGATCATGGACGCCGCCGGCTACCTGCCTGCGGAGGTACCGTCCCATTGGCAGGTCTACTTCGCCGTGGAAGACACAGATGCCGCCACCGAAGCGGCTGTGGCCATGGGTGGCCAGGTGATCGAGGCCCCCGCTGATACGCCGCACGGGCGGCTTGCTAGCCTTGTTGACCCCACTGGAGCCATGCTCAAAATCATCGCCGAGACGGTACCGGAAGCCCCCTGA
- a CDS encoding PadR family transcriptional regulator, with the protein MSIRHSLLALLQDRPRYGYQLRLEFEDRTGSSWPLNIGQVYTTLDRLERDGLVSKDGADGEGHVIYSITSAGREEVGTWFGSPVPRASPPRNELAIKLALGLTLPGVNVGAAIHVQRAVSIRALQEYTKARRDMASQQHPTDTARLLVLDSLIFQTEAEVRWLDLCEARLMQLTGPPA; encoded by the coding sequence ATGTCCATCCGTCACAGCCTTCTGGCCCTCCTGCAGGACCGGCCGCGCTACGGCTACCAGCTCAGGCTCGAATTCGAAGACCGTACCGGATCCTCCTGGCCACTGAACATCGGGCAGGTCTACACCACGCTCGACCGCCTTGAACGCGACGGGCTGGTCAGCAAGGACGGTGCGGACGGCGAGGGCCACGTGATCTACAGCATCACGTCCGCCGGCCGGGAAGAAGTCGGCACCTGGTTCGGCTCCCCGGTGCCGCGGGCCAGCCCGCCGCGCAATGAACTGGCCATCAAACTTGCCCTGGGGCTGACGCTGCCCGGCGTGAACGTCGGCGCCGCGATCCACGTCCAGCGTGCCGTGTCCATCCGGGCCCTGCAGGAGTACACCAAGGCCCGCCGTGACATGGCGTCCCAGCAGCACCCGACTGACACCGCCCGGCTTTTGGTGCTGGATTCACTGATTTTTCAAACCGAGGCCGAGGTGCGCTGGCTGGACCTTTGCGAGGCACGGCTCATGCAGTTGACCGGTCCGCCCGCCTGA
- a CDS encoding bacterial proteasome activator family protein: MSDPHPTDPDGGVPLEGTARPRSGQLQDLVDQPAKVMRIGTMMKQLLDEVKTAPLDDAARIRLAEIHERSIKELEDGLAPELVEELERITLPFPADGTPSDAELRIAQAQLVGWLEGLFHGIQTALAAQHASREHAAAQAQLRQLPPGTVIAPGVIIGENGEPQRAEAPRPGAKTPRSPALADPDHGPGQYL, translated from the coding sequence ATGAGCGATCCGCACCCAACTGACCCCGACGGCGGTGTTCCCCTGGAAGGCACTGCGCGGCCCAGGTCCGGCCAGCTCCAGGACCTCGTGGACCAGCCTGCGAAGGTCATGCGGATCGGGACCATGATGAAGCAGCTCCTTGATGAAGTTAAGACAGCCCCGCTCGACGACGCAGCGCGCATCCGGCTGGCGGAGATCCACGAACGCTCCATCAAGGAACTCGAGGACGGTCTCGCGCCGGAACTGGTTGAGGAGCTGGAACGGATCACCCTTCCCTTTCCTGCAGACGGCACCCCGTCGGACGCGGAACTGCGGATCGCCCAGGCCCAGCTGGTCGGTTGGCTGGAAGGCCTCTTCCACGGCATCCAGACTGCCCTCGCGGCCCAGCATGCCTCCCGGGAGCACGCCGCGGCCCAGGCGCAGCTCCGCCAGCTGCCACCCGGAACGGTGATCGCCCCCGGGGTGATTATCGGAGAGAACGGCGAGCCGCAACGCGCCGAAGCGCCCAGGCCCGGCGCGAAGACGCCGCGGTCTCCCGCCCTCGCGGACCCGGACCACGGTCCCGGCCAGTACCTTTAG
- a CDS encoding YbdD/YjiX family protein — MNAVLAGFRGFARYLGGVMGEDAYAKYLAHHADAGHGSAPMTEKEFWRDQTDRQEANPQGRCC; from the coding sequence ATGAATGCCGTCCTGGCGGGCTTCCGGGGATTCGCCCGGTACCTGGGTGGGGTGATGGGCGAGGATGCGTACGCAAAGTACCTGGCCCACCACGCCGACGCCGGGCACGGTTCCGCGCCGATGACTGAAAAGGAGTTCTGGCGGGACCAGACGGACCGCCAGGAAGCCAATCCGCAGGGCAGGTGCTGCTGA
- a CDS encoding NAD(P)H-quinone oxidoreductase, which produces MKAVYIAKPGGPEVLEVREVPPPVPGPGEVLIDVVAAGLNRADVQQRKGYYPPPPGASEVPGLEVSGRIAGFGPNVSKPFSVGDKVVALLAGGGYAQQVAVAAGQVLRIPDGVDLVTAASLPEVAATVYSNLIMTAQLQPGETVLIHGATGGIGTMAIQLAKAYGATVATTAGTVEKVSTAKAFLGADIAINYVEEDFPESLRAQNGGKGADVILDVVGAKYLAQNVDALAVYGRLVVIGLQGGATGELDLGKLLAKRAAIIATALRPRPVEEKAVIMDAVRDAVWPMLADGRIRPLVAKTFPLDQVAAAHTYFDSGDHVGKVLLVL; this is translated from the coding sequence ATGAAGGCCGTCTACATCGCAAAGCCGGGCGGACCCGAGGTCCTGGAGGTCCGCGAGGTTCCGCCCCCGGTGCCCGGTCCCGGTGAAGTGCTGATCGACGTCGTCGCCGCCGGCCTCAACCGCGCCGACGTCCAGCAGCGGAAGGGATACTACCCGCCCCCGCCCGGCGCTTCGGAGGTTCCCGGGCTGGAAGTCTCCGGCCGGATCGCCGGCTTTGGCCCCAATGTCAGCAAGCCCTTCTCCGTGGGTGACAAAGTGGTGGCCCTGCTGGCCGGCGGCGGCTACGCCCAGCAGGTGGCCGTTGCTGCGGGTCAGGTCCTGAGGATTCCCGACGGCGTGGACCTCGTCACGGCAGCATCGCTGCCGGAAGTGGCGGCGACGGTGTACTCCAACCTGATCATGACGGCGCAGCTGCAGCCGGGGGAGACGGTCCTGATTCACGGGGCCACCGGCGGCATCGGCACCATGGCCATCCAGCTGGCCAAGGCCTACGGTGCCACGGTGGCCACCACGGCGGGCACCGTGGAGAAGGTCAGCACCGCCAAGGCGTTCCTCGGCGCGGACATTGCGATCAATTACGTCGAGGAAGACTTCCCGGAAAGCCTGCGCGCACAGAACGGGGGTAAGGGCGCCGACGTCATTCTCGACGTCGTCGGCGCCAAATACCTGGCGCAGAACGTGGACGCCCTGGCAGTCTATGGGCGCCTCGTGGTGATCGGGTTGCAGGGCGGCGCCACAGGTGAGCTGGACCTCGGCAAACTCCTGGCCAAGCGCGCGGCGATCATTGCCACTGCCTTGCGCCCGCGGCCCGTGGAGGAGAAGGCCGTAATCATGGACGCCGTCCGGGACGCAGTCTGGCCGATGCTGGCAGACGGCCGGATCCGCCCGCTCGTGGCCAAAACGTTTCCGCTGGACCAGGTCGCGGCCGCGCACACCTACTTCGATTCAGGGGACCACGTGGGCAAGGTCTTGCTGGTCCTGTAG
- a CDS encoding carbon starvation CstA family protein, giving the protein MGTMPDSTPKNVLVDDGITPDPALPPTAVDATVLDTEDRKWTPAKIALWAAISLLGAVAWFMLAIVRGETVNAIWFVFAAVCTYLIGYRFYSKVIERYLLKPNDRRATPAEYKADGKDYVRTDRNVLFGHHFAAIAGAGPLVGPILAAQMGYLPGTIWIIFGVVFAGAVQDYVVLFFSMRRGGRSLGQMAREELGVIGGTAALIATLLIMVIIVAILALVVVNALAESPWGVFSVGMTIPIALFMGIYLRFLRPGKILEVSLIGFVLLMAAIIGGGAVAATEWGDAFFTLDKVTIAWALIVYGFIAAILPVWLLLAPRDYLSTFMKIGVIVMLALAVIVVRPEISVPAFSEFASRDNGPVFPGAVFPFLFVTIACGALSGFHALIASGTTPKLIEKERQSRYIGYGGMLMESFVAIMALVAAISIDRGLYFAMNAPAALTGTTVETAAAWVNSLGLSGVNISPSLLSETAANVGENTVVSRTGGAPTLAVGLAHIMQQFIGGTALMGFWYHFAIMFEALFILTAVDAGTRVARFMLQDSIGNFIPKFKEHSWRPGAWLATAVMVAAWGAVLIMGVTDPLGGINTLFPLFGIANQLLAAIALSVCLAIAAKKGSFKYLWIIALPMAFAAVVTITASYQKIFSSTPAVGYFANNAAFSKALADGKTSFGTAKTVPAMEAVIRNTAIQGWLSVIFVVLSIIVIAASLIATYKAFRNVKAGVVNSDNEDPALPSRVFAPAGPIPTAAERELKSTWDQLPAEKRTAKAAHH; this is encoded by the coding sequence ATGGGCACAATGCCGGATAGCACGCCAAAGAATGTACTGGTCGACGACGGCATCACGCCGGACCCGGCCCTTCCGCCCACCGCGGTGGATGCGACGGTGCTCGACACCGAGGACCGCAAATGGACGCCCGCGAAAATTGCGCTCTGGGCGGCGATTTCCCTGCTGGGTGCCGTTGCCTGGTTCATGCTGGCAATCGTCCGCGGCGAAACGGTCAACGCCATCTGGTTCGTGTTCGCCGCGGTGTGCACTTACCTGATCGGCTACCGCTTCTACTCGAAGGTCATCGAGCGGTATTTACTCAAGCCCAATGACCGCCGGGCCACGCCCGCGGAGTACAAAGCCGACGGCAAGGACTATGTCCGCACGGACCGCAACGTCCTGTTCGGCCACCACTTCGCCGCCATCGCCGGCGCCGGGCCCCTCGTCGGCCCGATCCTCGCCGCCCAGATGGGTTACCTCCCGGGCACCATCTGGATCATCTTCGGCGTCGTGTTCGCCGGCGCCGTCCAGGACTACGTGGTCCTGTTCTTCTCCATGCGCCGCGGCGGACGGTCCTTGGGCCAGATGGCCCGGGAGGAACTCGGCGTCATCGGCGGCACCGCCGCGCTGATCGCCACCCTGCTGATCATGGTGATCATCGTCGCCATCCTGGCCCTCGTCGTCGTCAACGCCCTGGCCGAGAGCCCGTGGGGCGTCTTCTCCGTCGGCATGACCATCCCGATCGCCCTCTTCATGGGCATCTACCTGCGCTTCCTCCGCCCCGGCAAGATCCTGGAAGTCTCCCTGATCGGCTTCGTGCTGCTGATGGCGGCCATCATTGGCGGCGGTGCCGTCGCCGCCACCGAGTGGGGCGACGCCTTCTTCACCCTGGATAAGGTCACCATCGCCTGGGCCCTCATCGTCTACGGGTTCATCGCCGCCATCCTGCCGGTCTGGCTGCTGTTGGCTCCGCGTGATTACCTCTCCACCTTCATGAAGATCGGCGTCATCGTGATGCTCGCCCTCGCCGTGATCGTGGTCCGGCCGGAAATCTCCGTCCCGGCCTTCAGCGAATTCGCCAGCCGCGACAACGGTCCGGTCTTCCCGGGTGCCGTGTTCCCGTTCCTCTTCGTCACCATCGCCTGCGGTGCACTGTCCGGGTTCCACGCCCTGATCGCCTCCGGCACGACCCCGAAGCTGATCGAAAAGGAACGCCAGTCCCGCTACATCGGCTACGGCGGAATGCTGATGGAGTCCTTCGTGGCCATCATGGCCCTCGTGGCAGCGATCTCCATCGACCGCGGGCTTTACTTCGCCATGAACGCTCCGGCCGCCCTCACCGGCACCACGGTCGAAACGGCGGCCGCCTGGGTCAACAGCCTGGGACTGTCCGGCGTCAACATCAGCCCGAGCCTGCTGTCCGAGACGGCCGCGAACGTCGGCGAAAACACTGTCGTGTCCCGCACCGGCGGGGCGCCCACCCTCGCCGTCGGTCTCGCCCACATCATGCAGCAATTCATCGGCGGCACAGCCTTGATGGGCTTCTGGTACCACTTCGCCATCATGTTCGAGGCCCTGTTTATCCTGACCGCGGTCGACGCCGGCACCCGGGTGGCGCGCTTCATGCTGCAGGACTCGATCGGGAACTTCATCCCGAAGTTCAAAGAGCACTCCTGGCGTCCCGGCGCCTGGCTCGCCACCGCCGTGATGGTCGCGGCCTGGGGGGCCGTGCTGATCATGGGCGTCACGGACCCGCTGGGCGGCATCAATACGCTGTTCCCGTTGTTCGGCATCGCCAACCAGCTGCTCGCCGCCATCGCCCTTTCCGTCTGCCTTGCGATCGCGGCCAAGAAGGGATCCTTCAAGTACCTCTGGATCATCGCCCTGCCGATGGCGTTCGCGGCCGTCGTCACCATCACGGCCAGCTACCAGAAGATCTTCTCGTCCACTCCGGCGGTCGGCTACTTCGCCAACAACGCGGCCTTCTCCAAGGCGCTCGCGGACGGCAAGACCTCCTTCGGCACAGCCAAGACCGTCCCGGCCATGGAGGCAGTGATCCGCAATACCGCCATCCAGGGCTGGCTCTCGGTGATCTTCGTGGTGCTCAGCATCATCGTCATCGCCGCATCACTCATCGCCACGTACAAGGCGTTCCGCAACGTCAAGGCCGGAGTAGTCAACAGCGACAATGAGGATCCTGCCCTGCCGTCCCGCGTCTTCGCTCCGGCCGGACCGATCCCCACCGCGGCAGAGCGTGAGCTCAAGTCAACGTGGGACCAGCTGCCGGCGGAGAAGCGGACCGCCAAGGCCGCCCACCACTGA